The Cyclobacteriaceae bacterium genome includes a region encoding these proteins:
- a CDS encoding Nif3-like dinuclear metal center hexameric protein — protein MEAAKIKDVIAYLESLAPTAYQEAYDNSGLLTGDLNAKISGIIVTLDCTEAVVEEAIQSNCNLIIAHHPILFKGLKKITGRTYVERTLIKAIKNDIALYAMHTNMDNIHTGVNKKIAERIGLENTRVLLPKRGILSKLVTFVPKAHVENVTRALHAEGAGQIGNYKNCSFEVSGIGKFEPNEKASPFIGKSGVSEKVEEDRIEMVFASHLEKQILRALKKSHPYEEVAFYVTKIENEDQDVGSGLIGELAEASEPIAFLNRLKKQMNVSMLRHTAPDRPVKKVAVCGGAGSFLLDEAIRQGADTFISSDFKYHEFFDAEGKIMIADIGHYESEQFTKELFREVLSKKFTTFAINFSNTVTNPISYL, from the coding sequence ATGGAAGCCGCAAAGATAAAGGATGTAATCGCTTATTTAGAATCATTGGCTCCCACTGCCTATCAGGAGGCTTATGACAACTCTGGCTTGCTTACCGGAGACTTGAACGCAAAGATTTCTGGCATTATTGTTACCCTGGACTGCACAGAAGCGGTCGTTGAAGAAGCTATTCAGTCAAATTGCAATTTGATCATTGCCCATCACCCGATCCTGTTTAAAGGATTAAAAAAAATTACTGGTCGGACTTATGTGGAGAGGACCTTGATCAAAGCAATCAAAAATGATATTGCGCTCTATGCGATGCATACTAATATGGATAATATTCACACAGGAGTCAATAAGAAAATTGCCGAAAGAATCGGCTTAGAAAATACGAGGGTTCTTTTACCAAAGCGAGGCATACTATCAAAGTTGGTGACTTTTGTTCCAAAGGCTCATGTGGAAAATGTTACGAGGGCATTGCACGCAGAGGGTGCTGGTCAAATCGGGAACTATAAAAACTGCAGCTTTGAAGTTTCAGGCATTGGAAAATTTGAACCGAATGAAAAAGCATCTCCCTTTATAGGTAAGTCAGGGGTTTCGGAAAAGGTTGAAGAAGACCGTATTGAAATGGTTTTCGCTTCTCATCTCGAGAAGCAAATTCTTAGAGCATTAAAAAAATCACATCCCTATGAAGAAGTCGCATTCTATGTGACGAAGATTGAAAATGAAGATCAGGATGTCGGATCAGGACTTATTGGAGAATTAGCGGAGGCATCTGAACCAATAGCATTTCTTAATCGTTTAAAAAAACAGATGAATGTTTCAATGTTGCGCCATACAGCACCGGATCGTCCGGTAAAGAAGGTCGCGGTATGCGGGGGCGCGGGTAGTTTTCTGCTGGATGAAGCCATCCGGCAAGGCGCGGACACATTCATTTCTTCTGACTTCAAATACCATGAGTTTTTTGACGCAGAGGGCAAAATTATGATAGCAGACATCGGTCATTATGAAAGTGAGCAGTTTACTAAAGAGCTATTTAGGGAGGTTTTGAGTAAAAAATTTACTACTTTTGCGATCAATTTTTCAAATACTGTCACCAATCCAATAAGTTACCTGTAA
- a CDS encoding tetratricopeptide repeat protein translates to MSAGPALAVDNIWQFDPALDKIYKLILNLQTEQAYTELRQLKNVNEYHKLYLQSFLETADMLITEDEKRFDKINEGFKERIDIISKAPETAETLFLKAELNLQRGFNLLNLGQELNAVLAIRQAYQSTQECIKKYPNFIPIKKTYGVIQVMVGSVPDKYQWFMSLLGMKGSVKVGQKHLEELRLSKSSLSQEANILFFTIKGFINQQYGEAAKGFQESLLKEPDSRLLHFLAINMLMKDSQSEEALKLMTSLDSKPQGLSMDYIEYLRAEALMERGDYNLAILSYQKFLKNYKSQSYRKDSYYKIGLSYYISGNLVNAQKNFDIAKKTGKASSDPDKYAAAMLEESVLPNVKILKARFYTDGGYYKEAKEVLKTITPADLPNSKDATEFYYRKGRLSHKTHELSAAKLFYQQTIDMTGTQPWYFAPNAALQLGYISQAQGDLASAKKYYEKALSYKRYEYKNGIDSKAKSALESLKN, encoded by the coding sequence ATGTCCGCAGGGCCCGCTCTTGCCGTGGACAATATCTGGCAATTCGATCCAGCTCTTGACAAGATCTACAAGCTGATTCTCAATCTCCAAACGGAACAAGCTTATACAGAACTTCGTCAACTGAAAAATGTTAACGAATACCATAAGTTATACCTCCAGAGCTTTCTTGAAACCGCAGATATGCTCATTACTGAGGATGAAAAGCGATTTGACAAAATCAATGAGGGCTTTAAGGAGAGGATCGATATAATCTCAAAAGCTCCTGAAACAGCTGAAACGTTGTTTCTTAAAGCAGAACTTAATCTCCAGCGAGGATTTAATCTTCTCAATCTTGGACAAGAATTGAATGCCGTCCTTGCCATCCGTCAGGCATATCAGTCGACGCAGGAATGCATCAAGAAGTATCCCAATTTTATCCCAATCAAAAAAACATATGGCGTAATCCAGGTAATGGTAGGCTCAGTACCTGACAAGTACCAGTGGTTTATGAGTCTTCTTGGAATGAAAGGATCCGTAAAAGTCGGACAAAAGCACCTTGAAGAATTAAGACTATCTAAATCCTCCCTTAGCCAGGAGGCAAACATTCTGTTCTTTACGATCAAAGGTTTTATCAATCAGCAGTACGGTGAGGCGGCAAAGGGATTTCAAGAATCTCTATTAAAAGAACCTGATAGTAGGCTCTTACACTTTCTGGCAATCAATATGCTAATGAAAGATTCTCAAAGTGAGGAAGCTTTAAAGCTAATGACTTCATTGGATTCGAAGCCTCAGGGATTATCAATGGACTACATCGAATATCTGAGAGCTGAAGCATTAATGGAAAGAGGAGATTACAATCTTGCAATACTTTCCTACCAGAAGTTTTTAAAAAACTATAAGAGTCAGAGCTATCGTAAAGATTCCTATTATAAAATTGGCCTTAGCTATTACATATCCGGAAATTTGGTAAACGCTCAAAAGAACTTTGATATTGCCAAAAAAACAGGTAAGGCTTCTTCCGATCCTGATAAATACGCAGCTGCCATGTTGGAAGAGTCAGTCCTCCCTAATGTTAAGATTCTCAAAGCAAGGTTCTATACTGATGGAGGATATTATAAGGAAGCTAAAGAAGTTCTGAAGACAATTACTCCTGCTGACTTACCTAATTCTAAAGATGCAACTGAATTTTATTACCGTAAAGGAAGGTTGTCTCATAAAACCCATGAACTATCCGCTGCGAAATTGTTTTATCAACAGACCATTGATATGACCGGGACACAACCATGGTACTTTGCACCCAACGCTGCACTTCAGCTTGGTTATATCAGTCAGGCACAGGGTGATCTTGCTTCTGCAAAGAAATACTATGAGAAGGCCCTCAGCTATAAGCGGTATGAATACAAAAATGGCATTGATAGCAAGGCCAAGTCAGCTCTTGAATCCCTTAAGAACTAG
- a CDS encoding histidine phosphatase family protein: MTSQKIYLIRHGQTDFNLRGIVQGSGVDASLNEKGRLQAQSFFDFYRSVPFNRIYVSKLKRSRESVASFIDLGIPFEEHAELNEISWGNREGQKITPEEDAYYHWILKQWQEGKTSIPIEGGDSPDAVAIRQRPFVDLLRTRKHQDNTILICMHGRAMRILLCQLLNYPLGSMDMFEHQNLGLYLLQFNGDQFTVDLYNNTDHFTQLSPTQEVKILSPEK; this comes from the coding sequence TTGACCTCTCAAAAAATTTATTTAATACGTCACGGTCAAACTGATTTTAACCTGCGGGGAATAGTTCAGGGGAGTGGAGTGGATGCTTCTTTAAACGAGAAGGGAAGGCTTCAAGCGCAGAGTTTTTTCGATTTTTACCGCTCAGTTCCATTTAACAGGATATACGTTTCAAAACTGAAAAGAAGCAGGGAATCTGTGGCTTCATTCATTGATCTAGGGATTCCTTTTGAAGAACACGCAGAACTTAATGAGATTAGTTGGGGAAACCGGGAAGGTCAGAAAATCACTCCCGAAGAAGATGCCTATTACCATTGGATATTGAAGCAGTGGCAGGAAGGTAAAACCTCAATCCCAATAGAAGGGGGGGATAGCCCTGATGCCGTGGCAATCCGTCAGCGGCCATTTGTCGATTTATTGAGAACACGCAAGCATCAGGACAACACAATACTGATTTGTATGCATGGAAGAGCGATGCGAATTCTTCTTTGTCAACTCCTAAATTATCCATTAGGTTCTATGGATATGTTTGAGCATCAGAATTTGGGACTCTACCTGCTTCAATTTAATGGAGATCAGTTCACGGTTGATCTTTACAATAATACAGATCACTTTACTCAACTGAGCCCTACTCAGGAAGTGAAAATTCTAAGTCCTGAAAAATAA
- a CDS encoding hotdog fold thioesterase, translating to MKSIFNPSVTVEQLNSFSKNTMLEHLGIVVTKIGEDFIEAKMPVDHRTHQPFGLLHGGASVALAESLGSVAAMCSLDDKNKYCVGLEINANHLKSVKSGFVTGVTRPIHVGSRTQVWEIKITNEQNELVCVSRITMAVIDRR from the coding sequence ATGAAATCAATATTTAACCCAAGCGTAACAGTAGAGCAATTAAACTCATTCTCCAAGAATACGATGTTGGAACACCTTGGAATTGTTGTGACTAAAATCGGAGAGGATTTTATAGAAGCAAAAATGCCTGTGGATCACAGAACTCACCAGCCCTTTGGATTGTTACACGGTGGAGCCTCTGTTGCACTGGCGGAATCTCTCGGAAGTGTCGCTGCTATGTGCAGCTTGGATGATAAGAATAAATACTGTGTAGGACTTGAAATTAACGCAAACCATTTGAAAAGTGTGAAGAGCGGATTTGTAACGGGCGTTACAAGACCAATTCATGTCGGATCCCGCACTCAAGTCTGGGAAATAAAAATTACAAACGAGCAAAATGAGCTTGTTTGTGTTAGTCGAATCACAATGGCTGTCATTGATAGGAGATAA
- a CDS encoding chorismate-binding protein — protein sequence MEKVNSTLDISAREFIVAAISIYIESNFSFSLWRCPHSSTIYLAATDKPQLLSEISIEEIAPGFLFSPFDPSKEKIHLAADELYSFESDQIIISKGNKTEEIIKRRNDKKSNSIPYLNTKKPSSITKEDHYHQLVAKCIEEIGKGTFEKVVPSRFKTVELPEGFNFIHTFNLLCELYPYAMVSIFSSPITGTWIGATPEMLVGIKNDQHFYTAAIAGTQPYLEGMDLRSISWNQKEIEEQALVERYIISCFKKIRLREYDEHGPKTIVAGNVLHLKTDFTVDMIATNFPLLGSTMLKLLHPTSAVCGMPLENSLKFLKENEGYDREFYSGYLGPVNINNETSVYVNLRCMQLFANEATLYAGAGVMADSDPEKEWRETEMKMNTLGKIVGK from the coding sequence ATGGAGAAGGTTAATAGTACTCTTGATATCTCTGCGCGTGAATTTATTGTCGCGGCAATTTCAATATATATTGAAAGTAATTTTTCCTTTTCACTCTGGCGTTGCCCACATTCCAGTACCATTTATCTGGCCGCAACCGATAAGCCTCAATTACTCAGTGAAATTAGTATTGAGGAGATTGCACCTGGTTTTTTATTTTCACCATTCGATCCTTCCAAAGAAAAAATACACTTGGCGGCGGATGAGCTCTATAGCTTCGAATCGGATCAGATCATCATATCCAAAGGAAATAAAACAGAAGAGATCATTAAAAGAAGAAATGATAAAAAATCTAATTCCATCCCCTATCTCAATACAAAAAAACCCTCGTCGATAACAAAAGAGGATCACTATCACCAACTGGTTGCTAAATGTATTGAAGAGATCGGAAAAGGTACTTTTGAAAAAGTTGTGCCTTCGCGGTTCAAGACTGTTGAGCTTCCGGAAGGATTTAACTTTATTCACACGTTCAATCTTCTCTGTGAACTATATCCCTATGCGATGGTTTCCATCTTCTCCAGTCCCATCACCGGAACATGGATCGGAGCCACCCCGGAAATGCTGGTGGGCATCAAAAACGATCAGCATTTTTATACCGCAGCTATCGCCGGAACTCAGCCTTATCTTGAAGGAATGGATTTGAGATCCATTAGCTGGAATCAAAAAGAGATTGAAGAGCAGGCTTTGGTGGAACGTTACATCATAAGTTGCTTTAAGAAAATCAGGCTACGTGAATACGATGAGCATGGCCCCAAAACAATCGTTGCTGGAAATGTTCTTCATCTTAAAACAGATTTCACGGTTGACATGATAGCGACCAATTTTCCGCTACTCGGATCGACCATGTTAAAACTTCTTCATCCTACTTCTGCGGTATGCGGAATGCCACTTGAGAATTCATTAAAATTTTTGAAAGAAAATGAAGGATATGACCGGGAATTTTACAGTGGCTACCTTGGACCAGTAAATATCAACAATGAAACCAGTGTTTATGTTAATCTAAGATGTATGCAGCTCTTTGCGAATGAAGCAACGCTGTACGCCGGCGCTGGTGTCATGGCAGATTCCGATCCGGAGAAAGAATGGAGAGAAACAGAAATGAAAATGAATACCCTTGGAAAGATCGTCGGAAAGTAA
- the menD gene encoding 2-succinyl-5-enolpyruvyl-6-hydroxy-3-cyclohexene-1-carboxylic-acid synthase produces the protein MNENILYHLVELCALKGIRHAVLCPGSRSAPFTIAFARNKKIKCLTISDERSAAFIALGIAQENDFPVVLVCTSGSAAYNFSPAVAEAFFQQIPLIVITADRPKEWIDQLDGQTIRQKELYGAHVKKYYELPQDYLHTDSEWHANRILNEAINFSQSGLKGPVQINAPFHEPLYPSDASKITTKEVRIIDSLIPSPTLSQKDWKLIEEQLLNKKVLIVSGQNSSDKELCETLTKFHDSYHLPIVGDILSNLHPLPFFCGHTDTFLAALSEDEKKQIQPDVLITFGKSLISKNLKLFLRKFQPKQHWHIQESGDVADTFQCLTRIIPLSPISFFNSLTKMNVSKVDPDFEKKWLNAEDRIRIKIKNFFEQKHDGEFQLVKKILESLPSCNLHLANSMTIRYANHIGLTNIKTDVNVFSNRGTSGIDGCSSTAVGHAIAKDIPNVLITGDLAFFYDRNAFWHNYALPNLFVIVLNNEGGIIFNLIDGPSSLPEKDEFFITQQKLNAKSLASEFGFSYDGPTVDMKDFFKSNGKVRILEIISSQSINKEIFEDFKKQLK, from the coding sequence GTGAACGAAAATATCTTATATCATCTCGTTGAACTTTGTGCTTTAAAGGGCATTCGTCACGCTGTGCTTTGTCCAGGTTCAAGAAGTGCACCGTTCACCATCGCCTTTGCAAGAAATAAAAAAATAAAATGTCTTACGATCAGTGACGAGCGTAGCGCAGCATTTATTGCCCTTGGCATCGCTCAGGAGAATGATTTTCCAGTCGTGCTGGTATGCACCTCAGGGTCTGCTGCCTATAACTTCTCTCCCGCTGTTGCAGAAGCATTCTTTCAGCAAATTCCATTGATTGTTATTACAGCGGATCGACCAAAAGAATGGATTGACCAATTAGACGGACAAACTATCCGGCAAAAGGAGTTATATGGTGCTCATGTAAAAAAATATTATGAGCTTCCACAAGATTACCTGCATACAGATTCCGAATGGCATGCAAATCGTATCCTCAATGAGGCCATCAATTTTTCTCAGTCCGGATTAAAAGGTCCTGTTCAAATTAACGCACCTTTCCACGAACCTCTTTATCCATCTGATGCCTCAAAAATTACCACAAAAGAAGTTAGAATCATTGATTCACTAATTCCATCTCCAACACTTTCACAAAAAGATTGGAAACTGATTGAAGAGCAGCTTCTGAATAAAAAAGTACTTATTGTTTCGGGACAGAATTCTTCTGATAAAGAACTTTGCGAAACGCTTACAAAGTTTCATGATTCTTATCATTTACCAATCGTCGGTGATATTCTTAGCAATCTTCATCCCCTGCCCTTTTTCTGCGGACACACAGATACCTTTCTTGCAGCTCTTTCCGAAGATGAAAAAAAACAGATTCAGCCTGATGTTCTAATCACTTTTGGAAAATCGCTTATCTCTAAAAATTTAAAATTATTCCTAAGAAAATTTCAGCCTAAACAACATTGGCATATTCAGGAATCTGGAGATGTGGCTGATACTTTTCAATGCCTCACGCGAATCATACCCCTGTCACCCATTTCATTCTTTAATTCATTGACAAAGATGAATGTTTCAAAAGTCGATCCAGACTTTGAAAAGAAATGGTTAAACGCAGAAGATAGGATTCGAATAAAAATCAAAAACTTCTTTGAGCAAAAGCATGATGGGGAATTTCAACTCGTCAAGAAAATTCTAGAATCTTTACCTTCATGTAATCTTCATCTTGCCAACAGCATGACTATTCGTTATGCAAATCATATTGGCTTAACGAATATTAAGACTGATGTAAATGTCTTCTCAAATCGAGGAACTAGTGGGATTGATGGTTGCTCCAGTACCGCAGTTGGCCATGCTATTGCAAAAGATATTCCAAATGTATTAATCACGGGAGATCTTGCATTTTTCTATGATAGAAATGCTTTCTGGCATAATTATGCATTGCCGAACCTTTTTGTTATTGTATTGAACAATGAAGGTGGAATCATTTTCAACCTGATTGACGGCCCATCATCACTACCTGAGAAAGATGAATTTTTTATTACCCAACAAAAATTGAATGCTAAATCATTGGCTTCAGAATTTGGATTTTCTTATGACGGGCCTACAGTTGATATGAAGGATTTTTTTAAGTCAAATGGAAAAGTCAGGATACTTGAGATTATCTCTTCTCAATCCATCAACAAGGAAATATTTGAAGATTTTAAAAAGCAGTTAAAATAA
- the menB gene encoding 1,4-dihydroxy-2-naphthoyl-CoA synthase, translated as MKLNYDWKPVKEYKEILLHKFEGIARISINRPQVHNAFTPLTVHEMIDAMYVCREDSDVGVIILTGEGGQAFCSGGDQSVRGHGGYVGTDTVPRLNVLDLQKIIRSISKPVIAAVAGWAIGGGHVLHVVCDLTIAAENAKFGQTGPKVGSFDGGFGASYLARIVGQKKAREIWYLCDQYNAQEAIEMGLVNKVVPLDKLEETYVEWARKILRKSPLAIRMLKSSFNAELDGQAGIQELAGNATLLYYLSDEAKEGKNSFLEKREPDFSKFPKFP; from the coding sequence ATGAAACTCAACTACGATTGGAAGCCGGTTAAGGAGTATAAAGAAATTTTATTACATAAGTTTGAAGGCATTGCGCGGATCAGCATTAATCGTCCGCAGGTACATAATGCCTTTACTCCATTGACCGTTCATGAAATGATCGATGCAATGTATGTCTGTAGGGAAGACAGTGATGTTGGCGTTATTATACTGACAGGTGAAGGCGGTCAGGCATTCTGCAGTGGTGGAGATCAAAGCGTGAGAGGACATGGCGGTTATGTAGGAACTGATACCGTTCCAAGATTAAACGTGCTCGATCTTCAAAAGATCATCCGATCTATTTCAAAACCTGTCATCGCTGCGGTAGCTGGCTGGGCAATTGGAGGTGGGCATGTTCTTCATGTTGTTTGTGATCTTACAATAGCGGCAGAAAACGCAAAATTTGGTCAAACTGGCCCAAAAGTTGGAAGTTTTGATGGAGGTTTTGGCGCGTCCTATCTGGCAAGAATTGTTGGACAAAAAAAGGCAAGGGAAATCTGGTATCTCTGCGATCAATACAACGCTCAGGAGGCAATCGAAATGGGACTTGTGAACAAGGTTGTTCCATTAGATAAACTTGAAGAGACATATGTTGAATGGGCCAGAAAAATTCTAAGGAAAAGTCCTTTGGCTATTCGAATGTTGAAAAGTTCTTTCAATGCAGAGCTTGATGGTCAAGCGGGCATACAAGAACTGGCAGGCAATGCTACTTTACTTTACTATTTAAGTGATGAAGCCAAAGAAGGTAAGAATTCATTCCTGGAAAAGCGTGAACCTGACTTTTCAAAGTTTCCTAAGTTTCCTTAA
- a CDS encoding DNA-binding protein, with protein sequence MKTYLVLIFFLLISLKSMPQVVSSNGKYFAFRLGPHEDIKKSILKFAKDSKIKAGCIVSAVGSLEQLNIRFANQESAQKKKGHFEIVSLTGTFSDTSSHIHLSVSDSTGITTGGHLMEDNLIYTTLEIIIVELTEVEFTKEKDITYGYSELVIKPRSKQK encoded by the coding sequence ATGAAGACTTACTTAGTCCTTATCTTTTTTCTACTGATCTCCCTAAAATCAATGCCACAGGTTGTTTCCAGTAACGGTAAATATTTTGCCTTTAGACTTGGTCCTCATGAAGATATCAAGAAATCCATTCTGAAGTTTGCGAAAGACTCTAAAATCAAAGCAGGCTGCATCGTATCAGCAGTGGGAAGTCTTGAGCAGTTAAATATAAGATTCGCAAATCAGGAATCTGCTCAAAAGAAAAAAGGCCATTTTGAAATCGTATCACTAACAGGAACATTCTCTGACACTTCTTCACACATTCACTTGTCTGTGTCCGATAGCACAGGAATAACAACCGGTGGACACCTGATGGAGGATAATCTTATTTACACTACTCTGGAGATAATCATAGTGGAATTAACTGAGGTGGAATTTACCAAAGAAAAAGATATTACCTACGGCTATAGCGAATTAGTAATTAAGCCAAGGTCAAAACAAAAATGA
- a CDS encoding AMP-binding protein, whose translation MIKSKIRIGDQWITLSDLSTINTETVTDQEKKVIALCKAWLSNQSVFEFHTSGSTGIPKKITFARNQLIQSAKLTEQAIHLQKEFTSLVCLDATFIAGALMVIRSLVTEMNMIITSPSANPLINIDQPIDFVALVPYQLMTILEEDYKNLNSVKTIIIGGATLRYETIQSLQQFNTNFYATYGMTETITHIALQKLNGADRQDFFKVLPGIKISVDDRECLVIQADHLGKDPITTNDIVTLLDKDKFQWIGRYDQVINTGGVKVHPEKIERALEIVFHELNINHRFFVSGVSDTKLGEHVALVMEGPSPDQETTQKIKSTLELYLKRYEIPKSVLSIERFVETLTQKIDRIATINAIQHSK comes from the coding sequence ATGATAAAGTCAAAGATCAGGATTGGAGATCAATGGATAACTCTTTCTGATCTCAGCACTATCAATACTGAAACAGTAACTGATCAGGAAAAAAAAGTAATTGCATTATGTAAAGCATGGCTGAGTAATCAGTCTGTTTTTGAGTTTCATACATCCGGGTCTACCGGAATTCCAAAAAAAATTACTTTTGCCCGAAATCAACTTATTCAGAGCGCCAAGCTTACTGAACAGGCTATTCATCTCCAAAAAGAATTCACTTCTCTTGTTTGTCTGGATGCAACATTCATTGCCGGGGCTTTAATGGTTATCAGGAGCTTGGTGACAGAAATGAATATGATTATCACATCACCTTCTGCGAATCCCTTGATAAATATTGATCAACCAATCGACTTCGTTGCTTTGGTACCTTATCAATTGATGACTATTCTTGAAGAAGATTATAAGAATCTCAATTCTGTCAAAACAATTATCATAGGGGGAGCCACTTTACGGTACGAAACAATCCAATCACTCCAGCAATTCAATACTAATTTCTATGCAACTTATGGAATGACTGAGACCATTACCCATATCGCATTGCAAAAGCTTAATGGAGCTGATCGACAGGATTTTTTCAAGGTTTTACCAGGCATCAAAATTTCAGTAGATGATCGGGAATGCCTTGTTATTCAGGCAGATCATCTTGGGAAAGATCCTATCACAACGAATGACATCGTTACATTACTGGACAAAGATAAATTTCAATGGATCGGGCGCTACGATCAGGTTATTAATACTGGGGGAGTAAAAGTTCATCCTGAAAAAATTGAAAGAGCGTTAGAAATCGTCTTCCATGAATTAAATATTAATCATAGATTCTTTGTCTCAGGTGTTTCTGATACAAAACTCGGTGAGCATGTAGCCCTTGTAATGGAAGGACCATCACCCGACCAGGAGACTACTCAAAAAATAAAAAGCACCCTGGAGCTTTATTTGAAAAGGTACGAAATCCCTAAATCAGTACTTTCAATTGAGCGTTTCGTGGAAACACTGACACAAAAAATTGACCGCATTGCTACCATCAATGCGATCCAACATTCAAAATAA
- a CDS encoding helix-turn-helix domain-containing protein, producing the protein MVVKLNENIRFVRKQLNLTQDQFAQQLDIKRSLVGAYEEGRAEPRLELLQKMATLAGLSVDLLISRDISQLKEYEKKLARSKEVLVVTVDEENRDNIELVPHKAAAGYLNGYADVEYIKELPRFKLPIPLLSRGTFRAFEITGDSMLPILPGTIVIGEWVEDIHSLKNGKSYVLVTEREGIVYKRVFNYLQENGKLFLVSDNRQYAPYQLDAAEVIEAWGAKAYISVQFPDANTKNEMSMDQLSDVVMELKQELKFLKSEKSENKPTKKSS; encoded by the coding sequence ATGGTGGTCAAGCTTAATGAAAATATTCGCTTTGTAAGAAAGCAATTAAATCTTACTCAGGATCAGTTCGCTCAGCAACTTGATATCAAACGATCGCTGGTGGGTGCATATGAGGAGGGAAGGGCAGAGCCAAGGCTAGAGCTATTACAAAAGATGGCGACGCTGGCAGGACTTTCTGTTGACCTTTTAATCAGTCGTGATATCAGTCAGTTAAAGGAATATGAGAAGAAACTTGCGCGAAGCAAGGAGGTACTTGTTGTTACAGTCGATGAGGAGAATCGTGATAACATTGAATTAGTACCTCATAAGGCAGCTGCTGGTTATCTTAATGGTTATGCTGATGTTGAATATATAAAGGAGCTTCCCAGGTTTAAGCTACCAATACCTTTGTTAAGTCGAGGTACCTTCAGAGCTTTTGAAATCACGGGCGATTCTATGTTGCCGATTCTTCCCGGCACAATTGTTATTGGTGAATGGGTGGAAGATATCCATAGCTTGAAGAATGGAAAGTCTTATGTGCTGGTCACTGAACGTGAAGGCATTGTCTATAAGCGTGTATTTAATTACCTCCAGGAAAATGGAAAGTTATTTCTAGTATCCGATAATCGTCAATATGCACCTTACCAACTGGATGCAGCAGAAGTAATTGAAGCATGGGGAGCGAAAGCTTATATCAGTGTTCAATTTCCGGATGCCAATACAAAGAATGAGATGTCGATGGATCAGTTGTCTGATGTTGTTATGGAATTGAAGCAAGAATTGAAATTCCTGAAATCTGAAAAATCTGAGAACAAGCCTACAAAGAAATCTTCTTAG